The window cgtagATCCTGCCTGGACTGTAATCCGTTcgagtgggggtaggacgcaatccgcgtcccttttaTAGGGAGTGAAAGCGGCGGGCGTGCCGACCTCGGTGGCttggatgtcaccaagttccgtggaccccaccatgatgtatgtgttatatccatacggTCCACCATTTGGcgaaatcattttaggtcatgaaccgaaaaattagacagatccaaagcttgggtagaccacaccatagaaagcactggggacaatgattcctaccattgaaaacttcctagggcccacaatgatctttatttgtcattcaagctGTCCATAAGATCGCATAGTCatcgatgaaggtaaaaaacaaaaattaaattgatccaaaacttctatggcccctaagaaattttcaacgatagacgTTCAAATTCACACTATttattgcggtgtggtccacttaatcattggatatgcttcatctttggaatcaagccctataattatatggtaaagtggatggacggagtggataaaagttTAGAAatcagtggaccccatagagttgaCTCAGTCCACATAAagtattatatgaactcattttgattacaattggagcgattttgattacagtgggccccataaagtattatatgaactcattttgattatAATTGGAGCGATTTCTTACGGCAGCGCATGCTTTTTgagccccattaaatgaaaacttattatttaatgcattgttttgtaattttttgtattcctaaatatgcaaatacgtgtatttaggcatgccctgaagttttactgaaaaattccatcatttttcccATTATTAGCCATTTTTcttcgcatttccggttatcggtgataacgatattatatcttcaTCTCCagtcagcgaaacttgtagcgataccgacaacttgaacactggTTCAATGTGACGTGAAATTTCCTTGAGTTTTATATGACATAGGCTACACCCTTAATTAAGGGGATTAATTTTTTTCGCAATGTTTATTTTTGGCATTTTTGGATCTAGAAGACACATTCGGAGCTAGTTTGTGGATTCAATCGAAAGTTACTCTAGTTTGGAGGCTTCAGTTGTCTGTTTGGGAGATTTTGTTATTTCTGGTGGATGGTATGATATTCTGGTTTTGCACACACATCAGAGGCCTATTTGATTGTGTATTGGTTGGCTTGGAGGGTATCTACATtcacattaaaaatgtttttgTGAGATTCAATTAGGTCAACAATCTTCTAGGAGAATTGCTAAATATATCATAGCAAAAGAGTCTGACTGGGCTGTGTTAACCTGTAACTATTGGCATGGATGTGTACAAAATGGCTTGACAATAAAGCTCTCCATCAATAATTTTTCAGAGATCTACATCTGCAGTTTATTTGGGAGGTGCTTGTTTATAACAGTCTGCTCCCTCCATTCACTTACATTTTGCACTTTGTTAAGCTACCTCACATAAAAAAGAAATGGTAATCTTTATGGAGAAATATGGTcaataattctttttttttttttttttgcaaaacacTGGAATTGGAATAATGTTGACCAATTTGTTACCTTTTCTAGGTATCTTAATTGTTGTTCAGGATAATTTCTTATTACTTTCCATTAAACGTTATAAAGATCAACGTTGAATTGcctttccaaaaaagaaaaaaagaggaagaaaaagggaGATAAATGTCGAATTGAAGTAGTTTCAATGGGCTTTCTTGCAGATATCTTACACTTTGTGACGATTGCAGGTAAAGCAGGCTGTTCTTGGCATTCATGGTGTAGACGCACAATCCACAGGGATCAATTTTCTTGAATCCTTGGTATTTACTTAGCGGGATCATGGTTTTTCGTAATAAAACCTCATCAACTATGCATTGCTTATTGCTCTTTTTTGAAATATGAGGATTGTGTTATGCAGGTGTCGGAATTTTCGCCCTCTACTTCTACTGCTATGGGCCTCCCTGCAGAGTTTCACGAGCAGTGTCGggcttctttagagctggattATTTGAAGGTTTTCCCAAAGCCTTTTGGCACTCTTTTGGCAACCACGAGGGTTTTTGCTATTACTTTTGGCATTCCTTTTCACTGAGTTGTGGCCATTGTTTATACGCAATACTCTGTTTCTCCATGTGACAGACTTTCTATTGCTGGGCCCAAGATGCTGCACTAAGAGTTGCAGATAAAATAGCAGGATGTAATGCCACTGTCTCAGAAGTTAAAGTTTGTTCGACTGCGCTGCGTCTCATGTTTCAAATCTTGAATTGGAATTTCCAATCCACTAAAAGTGCAGCTCAGGGTACCAAGAGCAGAATACATCCATTTACATCTGGAGTTAGACATGATACCATGTTGCTAAAGAAGTCTGACTGTGTCTTGGTACAGGTAAATCCTTCTAGCTCGTCCATATCTTATATGATGATTATAATAACTTGTTTTTCCTCTCCTTCTATTCTGCTTGTAGCCAGGGCCCGCGTGgcatgatattttgatttctagtGGCCATGTTGCATGGCTTTTGGGTTTATATGGGACACTGCGACAAAAGCTTTCGCATGATGGTAGTTGGATTGATTCTCCTCTTGCAGTTTCTGCTCGACAGCTTATAGTACAGTTATGTTCCTTGACTGGGAATATATTTCCTTCAGGTAATCTCTGCACCTAaagttcttgatcttcttctctaAGAAAAATGCATATTATacaaataaaattaaagaaaacATACATGATCTTTGGtgaaatacatgcattatggCCTTCTATTGGCATGCTTTAGTTCTGTACAGCATGACATTTGTTGCTCTATTGAAATCAACATGCATTTTAGAAAAACTAAGGAGGATATGTTGGTAATTAAGGATATGTTGGTAATTAAAGTTTTGTAGACTGATTAGCATGGCTACTAGTGTGTAGAAAACTATTTCTCACTGCTAAAGTGCCTTTTCCTGAACTTCCGATCTTTGGTTTTGTTAAACCACATGGACTACGTTGTGGAAAACTGGAATTTTCATTTCTATGAGAATGACATGAATATATAGAGGAGATAAGAGGTCATCTTAACAGATACCAATCTAAACAAATATGGAAATATCCTATTTATACTCTAATATACTCTAACATCTCCCGTCAAACTCAAGGTGCTCTGAAAGGAGTAACTTTGAGTTTGAAATGTATGATGAATAATTATTCCAACACAAAAGAAAACTACAATTGTAGCGTGGGACAAGCATGGGGTGACGAAATAACGAATGATGATGAAACAATAAATAGCTTCAAGCGAGCAAACACTTTTGACGATGTATGAGATGTGAACCAATAGTACTTCGAACAATTGATGAATGATCTAGCAACACTTCCAGAGGCTGGAATTTCACCCTATTGCTCTTCTAGTGGATACACACTTTAGGTAGCTGGGAGTTTAACTGTTGCTCTTTTGGTGGCTCTAGATGTTTTTAAAACAAACAAAACACGTCCCATCATAACGACGACGGGTAATGAGGTCTATTCCCTACGCCCGGTACCAACACAAGTTTGGTCTAATAGCtcgacaaaaaaataaaaataaatgaaacacATCTTGTCGAAATGCCCGATTCAGAAAAACTATATCGTTGAAGGAGGTGGTGGAGAAAAGGATAGCCCGTGTCAGATAGTTCCAATACATACAGGCTAGTAATGATGCCCCAAAACATGAGAATGGGCATAAATtagaaaacaacaaaaaaaattgGCTTATCAACAACCGGCCCATGACATTAAGTTGGCCCACAGTATCAAAATGGGCTAGTCCAAAGGCAGCATGAGAAATGGGCCAGCAACCTGAAACaccacattcaaggtgggccacacttgtcatTAACACTAGCAGGAGGTATATCATTCAACAATGAGCCACAAATAAACAAATGTTCCAGCAGACCAGGCCAGATCAGTACAGGCCTATGATTGGATGAATGTAGAGATCAGAATGACCCACGCAGGCCTTAAACAACGATGTAAAATTAGGGCCCAAAATAAATGGCCCAACAACGTGGGTAAAACAGAAGATCcaaaggaaggtgggccacagtgaCAAAGATCGACAAACTGTGCGATTGAGGATTCAATGATGACAACTGGCGATCTCAAGACAGAAGATTACGTTGGTCTTCTTCCTTAACAATAGGGATGATTGTCAGATCAATGTTGTTGTAACGTGGTGGGCTAGCAAGGTTGTCAATCAACAACAGATGGCCCGAATGATTGGCAACAACACTGTAACAAATCTGAGAATGGATGGCCAGTGTCTTCAACACATTCAGTAATAGATATAAAGTAGATCCTGAACAGAGGGCATTGGTGATGATGTAATGGGGGTTAGAGAAGGCGGCCATAATGAGTTTCATGCGCCAAAAATGGTCCCTGGTGGAGATGTTGGAGATGCAGGTGATGTGCAGCAAAAGGGTGGGTCCGGCAGAGGAGAGAAGATTGCTACAGTTGTTGGAGAAGAATATGAAGATTTGACAAGTAGGGTGGGTTCGTAGTGTGTTAGTCCATCAGGGGGATTCGGCTGGAAAGCGGCCAAAGGGAACTAGAATGGAGAGAGTGGAGAGGGAGGCGCATCAGGATGTGAATGTAAGGAGGAGATGCCGTAAGAAGGGGAGGTGGGTGGGTGGGTAGAAGTTAGAAGAAAGAAGCAGGAGTCAGAGAAGAAAGGGTTGGGCAAGGAGTTACCGGAGCTCCCAACACTGTTCTTAGTTGGCTTCCCTGAGGGTTGGCTTCCGATTAATTTCTCAAAAGTCTTCGGTAGGGTGGGTAAAGTCATTGAGGTGATTATACGTCGAGATCGAGTTTTTTTGTTCTATCATGAGCTTGCCTTTGTTTGAATGAGTTCAAAGGAGGAGGTGGTGATGATTGTTAAGCTACTTTATGGAGAAAGTTCGGGAGGGAAAAAGCTTCAATTCCATAGGGCCCAATTTGGTCTTGAGGTAAAAAATAGAGAAGGGGAGAGAAAGACGGTAAACAGGGAGGAGGAGAGCAGAGGGGAGAAGGTGAAAACCAGGTCGAAAtcacttcaaaatgaaaaagagaaattgggaaattagAGGAGAAAGATTTACTTTCGTTAGGGATGCAGTGGTAGGGGAGAAACATCAATAGAAACCACAAGGGGTGGAGAAAGCAGAGGGGGAGAAGTGGGTATGGATAGATGGCTCCGACGAAGAATGGATGGTTCGTGTTAGACGAGAACTAATCGAAAGGCATGGACCAATCTTTAATGGTCGTTGGTAGTAGAAACCTTCGAGGATGCCACCATATGAAAGTTGTTGCGGTTTGGTGGAGGAAGATCTCACCATAAAGCCTATCGACTCGAATGAGGTGTGAATCCACGTTGAACTTGGGGTGAATTTGGACCGAGTGGTGGTTGCAAGAGCCATTTTCAAGGACGGGCCCATACAGTAGATGAGGAGATGGTTGAAGAGATCCTACTTCGAATGGGAGGAGGTCTAGTTCCTAATATGGGGAATCCCTCTAGAGCTGTGGTTCTGCGAAGTGTTCCTGACACTCAGATCGTGCTTGGGTGGAGTGATTGTGATTGAGCCAACGACGGAAGATGGAGAGGAACTCGAGGTAGCCCAGGTATGTGTGAAGAAATGGCCATTAGTGAACCCAACTTTTGTTAAAGCGGTGGTTGGGGAAGTGAGCTTGGAGCTAAGGGTGGAGAGGGAGAAAACAAGGAGGAATCTGCACAGATGGGGAGAGATttggagaaaaagagaaaatggaAGTCCGCTAGGGAGTTGCTTCGGCAGGCAAGAGAGGGAAGATGGAGAACAATCTCTATGCTCCAACGATGCACTAGATGAAGAGCTCGATACGTGTGCTCTTCCTATTGGTGAAGAGGGAGTTGGTGAGGGGGCAATATGTGAGATGACATGTGGGATGGGTTTGTTGTGGGAGCATTGAGGCCATATTTTGCTTCTCTGAGCTTGTTCGTGACAACAAGTGTGACCGCCAAACCTATAGTTGGTGAGACATTTGCCCCATATGTTGGTAGCCTTGGGTTGGTTCGATAGCCACCTCGAGCAATGTGGCAGGCATAGAGGAGGGAGGGGGTGGACGTGTTGACTACAGTCATTTATGAGGTGCCTCGTTCATGGATGGCTGAGGCAATATGAGGGTTGTCTAAGCAAAAGTGATGAATGAGATCAATTTCCTGATTAATACAGTTAAATCAAGTATGAAAGAAATCTGTACTCTACCACAAATTAGAAACTTCAAGTTTAACTAGCTAGGTTCTAACCAAAATTGTCATCCCATCATGCATAATCAATATAAAGTTATGAAAGAATGGTCCCTACGAGATATGGGAATCCTGTTCTAGCATAGGATAGTCCCAACCCTCTGCTAGATTATTAGTTTCAAGTTTAAATACAATTTAGGGCTAAATGTTCAAAATAGGAAACccagggttagggtttagggtaagATTATGGTTATGGTTTCAAAATGGGATGAAATAAGGcattagagttagggttttatgggagaaacaaagaaaaaagaaaaggggaagtGGCTGCCCATGTAGATAGCCTTGCACGCTCATGCGTGTGGGCGTGCACACCGCCACGGGTAAGGGCCATACGGCCTAGGGTTTCGATGGATGGATATTTGGATATTTAGGAGTAGAAAAAGGGAGAAAAGGGGGGAAAAGGAAAGGGATTCTAGGGTTTGATGAGGAAGAGaatgaaaagagaagaagaaaggaacttACCtttgaagaaaaggaagaagggaTAGATGAGGATCACCCTTGAGGCCTCGCTCCTTCTCTCAAATCCCTGGAGAGTCTAGAACTTCACCTGCAAATCTCAtgcaagaagaaagagagaaagaatgagCTTTTCATGGGCTAGGGTGTGGACGCCCCCTCCTCTTATTTATAGTCTCAAAAAACAATATTTACAATAATGCTCCTAGTACTAAATAAAATGTGTAAACTCAAAAATAATGAATCTAAACTATCAAATCCTAAACCAAACCATCGATCATGTccaaaataatgtaaaaataaaaacgcCTATAAGTAGGGACCCATGTGGTCTAAAATCTGAGTGGACCAGTGGTCTGATGGCTTGTAGATgatgatctaatggtcagataatccaatggtcaaatgcTCCTATCatagcaacccacatgcatctttcccaatgttttaaatatcaacgatattggccgatatatcccacctttgtgatacga is drawn from Magnolia sinica isolate HGM2019 chromosome 5, MsV1, whole genome shotgun sequence and contains these coding sequences:
- the LOC131245863 gene encoding uncharacterized protein LOC131245863 isoform X6; its protein translation is MQRCSGGTVDLSQLQATMQAIEQACSSIQMHMNPAAAEATILALRQSPQPYQSCQFILENSQLANARFQAAAAIRDAAIREWGFLTPEDKRGLITFCLCFVMKHADSTDAYVQAKVSAVGAQLMKRGWPDFTVAEREAFFAEVKQAVLGIHGVDAQSTGINFLESLVSEFSPSTSTAMGLPAEFHEQCRASLELDYLKTFYCWAQDAALRVADKIAGCNATVSEVKVCSTALRLMFQILNWNFQSTKSAAQGTKSRIHPFTSGVRHDTMLLKKSDCVLVQGPRGMIF
- the LOC131245863 gene encoding uncharacterized protein LOC131245863 isoform X5, which gives rise to MQRCSGGTVDLSQLQATMQAIEQACSSIQMHMNPAAAEATILALRQSPQPYQSCQFILENSQLANARFQAAAAIRDAAIREWGFLTPEDKRGLITFCLCFVMKHADSTDAYVQAKVSAVGAQLMKRGWPDFTVAEREAFFAEVKQAVLGIHGVDAQSTGINFLESLVSEFSPSTSTAMGLPAEFHEQCRASLELDYLKTFYCWAQDAALRVADKIAGCNATVSEVKVCSTALRLMFQILNWNFQSTKSAAQGTKSRIHPFTSGVRHDTMLLKKSDCVLVQPGPAWHDILISSGHVAWLLGLYGTLRQKLSHDGSWIDSPLAVSARQLIVQLCSLTGNIFPSVRCLMAAVHCFQLQL